The following proteins come from a genomic window of Crassostrea angulata isolate pt1a10 chromosome 1, ASM2561291v2, whole genome shotgun sequence:
- the LOC128188231 gene encoding battenin-like: MEHSLRNWIGLFLLGSINNLPYVIVTSAAKTIADSFGKKNDVGLVFGANVALSVIVKAINGLFLLKVPYWIRYVVNAMLMIIGLIGVAFAFDFWFALVCIVVVGSSAAFGENVALGYLRLFPSKCVNAWSSGTGMAGVLGSAIYIIFGCSIGESNDKSQLKTLTKYAFLLTLPAVAVYLIAYFVIIKAPKTDDTFHRGDPSIQKPLNEEERSLLHGSDEGALTVESTLHRLRRCWGLVWWLSLNLCAVYLFEYVAQGCASKVRPASEYNKGCPELFAALSFCYQAGVFVSRSSVQLFQIKRVEVLSVLQFLNMVLWIFDVHYKFIPVYLLPALMIYVGLLGGASYVNIFYLLLHEDKYPEEDREFCINIVSLFITGGIVLGTALETVLFNTVLESD, encoded by the exons ATGGAACATTCTCTGAGAAACTGG ATTGGACTATTTTTACTGGGCTCCATCAACAATTTACCCTATGTCATTGTCACCTCTGCAGCCAAAACCATTGCAGACAG CTTTGGCAAAAAAAATGATGTGGGTTTGGTTTTTGGAGCCAATGTAGCTTTGTCTGTGATAGTTAAAG CCATCAACGGTCTATTTCTTCTGAAAGTGCCCTATTGGATTAGGTATGTGGTGAACGCTATGCTGATGATAATTG GTCTAATAGGAGTTGCGTTTGCTTTTGACTTCTGGTTTGCCTTAGTTTGCATT gtGGTTGTTGGTTCATCAGCCGCATTTGGTGAAAA TGTGGCCCTCGGATACCTCCGTCTTTTTCCCAGTAAATGCGTCAATGCCTGGTCCAGTGGGACGGGCATGGCTGGGGTCCTAGGATCAGCCATTTACATCATCTTTG GTTGTTCGATTGGAGAAAGCAATGACAAATCTCAGCTGAAAACTCTGACAAA GTATGCATTCCTTCTGACTCTGCCAGCAGTAGCAGTATACCTGATTGCATATTTTGTCATCATCAAAGCCCCGAAAACTGACGACACATTCCACAGAGGGGATCCATCCATCCAGAAACCTTTAAATGAAGAGGAGAGGTCACTTTTACATGGTTCTGATGAAG GAGCTTTGACTGTGGAGTCGACATTACATCGGTTGCGTAGATGTTGGGGACTTGTCTGGTGGCTCTCTCTAAAT cTGTGTGCAGTGTATCTGTTTGAGTATGTTGCTCAAGGCTGTGCTTCTAAAGTGCGACCCGCGTCTGAATATAACAAAGGCTGTCCTGAGCTGTTTGCAGCCCTTTCTTTTTGCTATCAG GCCGGAGTGTTTGTGTCCAGGTCCTCGGTGCAATTATTCCAAATCAAGAGAGTGGAGGTTTTATCAGTGCTACAATTTCTGAACATGGTTCTGTGGatatttgatgtacat TATAAATTTATTCCTGTGTATCTTTTACCGGCCTTAATGATATATGTGGGTCTGCTGGGCGGAGCCTCCTAtgtcaatatattttatctacTTCTGCATGAAGACAAGTACCCAGAGGAAGATAGAGAATTCTGTATAAATATCGTATCACTCTTCATTACTGGAG GTATTGTTCTTGGGACAGCTTTGGAAACAGTGCTTTTTAACACAGTGTTGGAAAGTGACTAA
- the LOC128162574 gene encoding uncharacterized protein LOC128162574, whose translation MADTTDFYLVEEGIKRNRDSIRLQEEIGLMIWNRAHAELSYLQEIESWKDRVASAGTDRDGKSVFDFVKPALIGEADRAAEIHKNIYDKLMSSKGPYQNILKHTRQEQEKNRRSKLKDIEEEFQICNERRKELEQLVQKQKQSLESQTFRLSDLETKLSKRSRIADGRRSARGMRKLDSINAQVSHLRKRIETTSSSYMNDETELQSLIGNKKKVMKKMFQDLKELDQERLSVTKEVIQQYVKQISPPYDLIRERSREVAESIKALQTVDLKEVHEQNWKIAEDRARLKKAGLTMGFDMFLVTNPSLQTENTKLADLENGVTNSKRKASNEKNPCREQKEPPTKIENARIMATCPSTSNTKGKHTMKGPSMLVTELPDNDDDIETIELPPDNRPRLPAPFAVKEFLVHQEPLGSNQTEDKRFTGKLEQEDSLDEDSDESSTGDASAAMLNDESGNEDEGFDDSAYSGNRVIEFDPQTVRLKYSRTNTLPEPHPTLPNTVDGDIGTVRDIRVIANQDYKARNCNELTLKKGQVIKQKIGENEEGFAYGWTRESKLSSKQYGWYPINIVSYK comes from the exons ATGGCTGATACTACTGACTTTTATTTAGTGGAAGAAGGAATCAAGCGGAACAGAGATTCCATACG CCTCCAGGAGGAGATTGGATTGATGATATGGAATCGTGCACACGCAGAGCTGAGCTATTTACAAGAAATAGAAAGCTGGAAGGACAGAGTGGCGAGTGCAGGCACAG ataGAGATGGCAAGAGCGTGTTTGATTTTGTGAAACCTGCTCTGATAGGCGAGGCCGATCGTGCCGCTGAAATCCACAAGAACATTTACGACAAGTTGATGTCAAGCAAAGGCCCCTACCAAAACATCCTCAA GCATACCAGGCAGGAACAAGAAAAGAACAGAAGATCGAAATTGAAAGACATCGAAGAAGAGTTTCAGATCTGCAATGAACGACGCAAAGAGCTTGAGCAACTGGTTCAGAAACAAAAGCAG tcattGGAAAGTCAAACTTTCCGTTTAAGTGATTTGGAGACGAAGCTTTCCAAAAGAAGCAGAATTGCGGATGGCAGACGATCTGCAAGGGGGATGCGCAAACTCGACTCCATTAATGCGCAAGTTTCTCATTTGCGGAAACGAATTGAAACAACCTCTTCAAGTTATATGAATGATGAAACGGAACTGCAGTCTTTAATTGGCAATAAAAAGAAG gtAATGAAGAAGATGTTTCAAGACTTGAAGGAACTGGACCAAGAGAGACTGTCGGTGACGAAGGAAGTGATTCAGCAATACGTCAAGCAAATCAGCCCGCCCTATGATCTAATTCGTGAAAG ATCCCGCGAGGTTGCAGAGTCCATTAAAGCCTTACAAACCGTTGATCTAAAGGAAGTGCACGAACAAAACTGGAAAATTGCAGAAGATCGAGCCAGACTGAAGAAAGCAGGGCTCACCATGGGGTTTGAT ATGTTCTTGGTCACCAATCCTTCCCTGCaaactgaaaacacaaaacttgCAGACCTAGAAAATGGGGTCACGAACAG TAAAAGAAAAGCTAGCAATGAGAAAAATCCATGCCGTGAGCAGAAGGAGCCGCCCACCAAAATTGAGAATGCCCGAATCATGGCAACATGTCCATCTACCTCAAACACCAAAGGAAAACACACCATGAAGGGTCCGTCAATGCTTGTCACGG agtTGCCTGATAACGATGATGACATTGAGACGATCGAGCTGCCCCCCGACAACCGGCCCCGACTCCCGGCACCTTTCGCCGTCAAGGAGTTCCTTGTCCACCAAGAACCACTAGGATCAAACCAAACGGAAGACAAGCGATTCACCGGCAAGCTGGAGCAGGAAGACTCCTTGGATGAAGACAGCGATGAAAGTAGCACCGGCGATGCGAGCGCAGCGATGCTGAATGATGAAAGTGGCAATGAAGACGAGGGTTTCGATGACTCAGCCTACTCAGGAAATCGTGTCATAGAGTTTG ATCCCCAGACTGTCCGCCTCAAGTACTCTCGCACGAATACTCTCCCCGAGCCACATCCCACCTTACCTAACACGGTAGATGGCGACATAGGCACCGTGAGGGACATCCGGGTGATTGCCAACCAAGACTACAAGGCCCGCAACTGCAACGAACTCACTCTCAAGAAGG gGCAAGTTATTAAGCAGAAGATAGGAGAGAATGAGGAGGGGTTCGCCTATGGATGGACGCGAGAAAGCAAGCTGTCCTCAAAGCAATATGGCTGGTACCCTATCAACATAGTGTCATACAAGTGA